A window of the Scleropages formosus chromosome 21, fSclFor1.1, whole genome shotgun sequence genome harbors these coding sequences:
- the klhl42 gene encoding kelch-like protein 42 — protein sequence MRELADAAPRQSSPAIIMSASEQTVAITMDDRTYNVSKSKLIEKSDYFRALYRSGMRESGQDSVRLQGLSVPGLELVLEFINTSKVQVADDTLEDLVETASFLQVTSILKLLVAETRLENCVELYNLAEVYGAHELRGACLRFMSAHYHAVLRRAAFRSLPCALRAHVRDMRMRGAPTLVAIGDFMGTCLELAEEQEEPWSMLRYGEPEQRWKPLANNLPADMVNVRGYGSAVLDNYLFIVGGYRLTSQEISAAHCYNPCRNEWSQVAPLNQKRSNFKLLAVSGKLYAVGGQTLGTVECYNPEQDWWTCVSSLPNPLAEFSACECQGMIYVIGGYTTRDRNTSVLRYCPTSDTWTVFSSCPVHVRKQQMLSVEDTIYLVGGYTHELRPERRRAGHTEDMLTVQSYNVTSGEWLCLKENTSKSGLNLTCTLHNDGIYIMSRDVSLPTSLEHRVFLKYNIFSDAWEAFRRFPALGQNMLLCSLYLPTGL from the exons ATGCGGGAGCTCGCGGACGCGGCTCCGCGGCAGTCGAGCCCCGCCATCATCATGTCCGCGTCGGAGCAGACGGTCGCCATCACGATGGACGACAGGACGTACAACGTGAGCAAGAGCAAGCTGATCGAGAAGAGCGACTACTTCCGCGCGCTCTATCGCTCGGGCATGCGCGAGTCGGGCCAGGACTCGGTGCGGCTGCAGGGGCTCAGCGTGCCGGGGCTCGAGCTCGTGCTCGAGTTCATCAACACGTCCAAGGTGCAGGTGGCGGACGACACGCTGGAGGACCTGGTGGAGACGGCCTCCTTCCTGCAGGTCACCTCCATCCTCAAGCTGCTCGTGGCCGAGACCCGCCTCGAGAACTGCGTGGAGCTCTACAACCTGGCGGAGGTGTACGGCGCGCACGAGCTGCGCGGCGCGTGCCTGCGCTTCATGAGCGCCCACTACCACGCGGTGCTGCGCAGAGCCGCGTTCCGGAGCCTGCCGTGCGCGCTGCGCGCTCACGTGCGGGACATGCGCATGCGCGGCGCGCCCACGCTGGTGGCCATCGGGGACTTCATGGGCACCTGCCTGGAGCTGgcggaggagcaggaggagcccTGGTCCATGCTGCGCTACGGCGAGCCGGAGCAGCGCTGGAAGCCGCTGGCCAACAACCTGCCCGCGGACATGGTGAACGTGCGCGGCTACGGCTCGGCCGTGCTCGACAACTACCTCTTCATCGTGGGCGGCTACAGGCTCACCAGCCAGGAGATCTCTGCGGCGCACTGCTACAACCCGTGTCGCAACGAGTGGAGCCAGGTGGCACCCCTGAACCAGAAGAG GTCCAATTTCAAGCTGCTGGCGGTGAGTGGGAAGCTGTATGCCGTTGGGGGTCAGACGTTAGGCACCGTGGAGTGCTACAACCCCGAGCAGGACTGGTGGACCTGTGTTTCGTCTCTCCCCAACCCCCTGGCCGAGTTCTCAGCCTGCGAGTGCCAGGGCATGATCTACGTCATAGGTGGCTACACAACCAGAG ACAGGAACACCAGCGTGCTGCGCTACTGCCCCACCTCTGACACCTGGACAGTGTTCAGCTCCTGCCCGGTTCACGTACGCAAGCAACAGATGCTCTCGGTGGAGGACACCATCTACCTGGTAGGAGGGTACACCCATGAGCTGCGTCCAGAGCGACGCAGGGCAGGGCACACGGAAGACATGCTGACTGTGCAGTCCTACAACGTCACCTCGGGAGAGTGGCTGTGCCTGAAGGAGAACACCTCTAAGTCTGGCTTGAATCTCACATGCACGTTGCACAACGATGGCATCTACATCATGAGCCGTGATGTGAGCCTCCCCACTAGTTTGGAGCACAGGGTCTTCCTTAAGTACAACATCTTCTCCGATGCTTGGGAGGCCTTTCGGCGCTTCCCGGCGCTGGGCCAAAATATGCTCCTCTGCTCGCTCTATCTGCCCACTGGTCTGTGA
- the cwf19l1 gene encoding CWF19-like protein 1, whose translation MGDKPLRVLVCGDVEGKINVLFNRVTSVQKKSGQFDLLLCVGEFFGPSPADEAEWKEYKSGAKKAPIHTYILGAASQETVKYFPSSDGCELAENITYLGRKGIFTGASGLQIAYISGRGGHQEPAPAHCFTPKDVTSLVAPLVSNTKFKGVDILLTSQWPRGVWQYGNNPDIDTKSCGAPLLAHLAESLRPRYHFSGLEGTYYERLPYRNHMVLQENARHVSRFIALANVGNLAKKKYLYAFSIVPLKNMDPTELVKQPQDVTENPYRKSARESQKDRLAAVAYAEEEPASQFFFDLGKKPHAGQGPGRKRHSDGDRPIQHKQPRKPPQPTGPCWFCLASPEVEKHLVVSIGTHCYVALAKGGLTVDHVLVLPVGHYQSVVDLGTEVVAEMERYKGAVKEFYRSRGCRCVIFERNYRSQHLQLQVVPVPLDKCTTEDIKEAFVVQAQEQQIELLEIPEHTDLKQIAQPGTPYFYVELDTGEKLFHRIKKNFPLQFGREVLASEAVLNTPTRADWRECKSTREEEEAQALSFRQAFSPFDFSLLE comes from the exons ATGGGAGACAAGCCGCTAAGAGT TCTGGTTTGTGGCGACGTGGAAGGGaagataaatgttttatttaaccgTGTGACATCAGTTCAGAAGAAGAGCGGGCAGTTTGAT CTGTTGCTTTGTGTTGGAGAGTTTTTTGGTCCTTCCCCTGCAGACGAGGCGGAGTGGAAGGAGTACAAATCCGGGGCGAAGAAAG CTCCCATCCACACGTACATTTTAGGAGCTGCGAGCCAGGAGACGGTGAAGTATTTTCCCAGTTCAGATGGTTGTGAACTGGCTGAAAATATCACATATCTGG GTCGCAAGGGTATCTTCACTGGTGCCTCAGGGCTCCAGATTGCCTATATCAGCGGCAGAGGTGGGCATCAGGAGCCTGCTCCAGCTCATTGCTTCACCCCCAAGGATGTCACCTCCCTGGTGGCCCCACTGGTGTCCAACACTAAGTTCAAAGGTGTGGACATCTTGCTCACCTCACAGTGGCCTCGCGGCGTCTGGCAGTACGGCAACAATCCG GACATCGACACAAAATCTTGTGGAGCACCTTTGCTGGCCCATCTGGCCGAAAGCCTGAGGCCTCGGTACCACTTCAGCGGTTTGGAGGGGACATATTACGAGCGACTGCCATACAG GAACCACATGGTCCTCCAAGAAAATGCCCGGCATGTCAGCAGGTTCATTGCTTTGGCCAACGTTGGTAACCTTGCAAAGAAAAAG TACTTGTATGCTTTCAGCATCGTGCCTTTGAAAAACATGGACCCCACAGAGTTGGTGAAGCAGCCACAGGATGTGACAGAAAATCCCTATAGAAAATCAGCCAGAGAGAGTCAGAAGGACAGACTTGCTGCCGTGGCCTATGCGGAG GAGGAGCCTGCTTCCCAGTTCTTTTTTGACTTGGGGAAAAAGCCCCATGCAGGGCAGGGTCCTGGGAGGAAGAGGCATTCAGACGGTGATAGACCCATCCAACACAAGCAGCCCCGCAAACCCC CTCAGCCCACTGGACCCTGCTGGTTCTGCCTGGCAAgcccagaggtggagaagcacctGGTGGTCAGCATTGGAACTCAT TGCTACGTGGCCCTGGCCAAGGGCGGCCTGACGGTTGACCATGTTCTGGTGCTACCTGTTGGACACTACCAGTCTGTGGTGGACCTGGGTACAGAGGTAGTGGCTGAGATGGAGAGGTACAAGGGTGCCGTCAAGGAGTTCTACAGGAGCCGCGGCTGCCGCTGCGTCATCTTTGAGAGGAACTACCGCAGCCAGCACCTGCAGCTacag GTGGTACCAGTGCCCCTTGACAAGTGCACAACCGAGGACATTAAGGAAGCATTTGTGGTCCAGGCTCAAGAGCAGCAGATAGAATTACTAGAGATCCCAGAGCACACGGATCTCAAACAG ATTGCCCAGCCTGGGACGCCATACTTCTACGTGGAGCTGGACACGGGAGAGAAACTCTTTCATCGGATCAAGAAGAATTTCCCACTGCAGTTTGGAAG GGAGGTGCTTGCCAGTGAGGCGGTGCTAAACACACCAACCCGCGCTGATTGGAGGGAGTGCAAGAGCAcacgggaggaggaggaggcccaGGCCCTGAGCTTCCGACAAGCCTTCAGCCCTTTTGACTTCTCCCTGCTAGAATGA
- the cd9b gene encoding CD9 molecule b isoform X1: MAVLTGGDKCIKYLLFTFNFIFWLAGTAVLAIGLWLRFDSKTKGLFEGNESPTVFFTGVYILIAAGALMMVVGFLGCCGAIQESPCMLGLFFFFLLLIFAVEVAAGIWGFSNQDKVVNEIIEFYKQTFQNYKDTKQEALKETLRLIQYGLNCCGPTGTPFDGAKDTCPRKDGLDQFITTSCPSAIEELFSSKLHIIGGVGIGIGIIMIFGMIFSMMLCCAIRRTQEVV; the protein is encoded by the exons CTTGCAGGGACGGCGGTGCTGGCCATCGGCCTGTGGCTACGCTTCGACTCCAAGACCAAGGGCTTGTTTGAAGGAAATGAGTCTCCCACTGTGTTCTTCACAG GAGTCTACATTCTCATTGCTGCCGGTGCCCTCATGATGGTTGTAGGGTTTCTGGGCTGCTGTGGGGCTATCCAAGAGTCACCGTGCATGCTGGGACTG ttcttcttcttcctgctccTAATATTCGCAGTGGAGGTTGCTGCTGGAATTTGGGGTTTCTCCAATCAAGACAAG GTAGTCAATGAAATAATTGAGTTTTACAAGCAGACCTTCCAGAACTACAAAGACACCAAACAGGAGGCACTGAAGGAGACGTTGCGTCTAATTCAATATGGG CTCAACTGCTGTGGCCCTACTGGCACCCCATTTGATGGAGCCAAAGACACCTGTCCCAGAAAGGATGGCCTAGACCAGTTCATCACAACG AGCTGTCCCAGCGCAATTGAGGAACTCTTCAGCTCCAAGCTACACATCATCGGAGGGGTAGGGATCGGCATTGGGATCATCATG ATCTTTGGTATGATCTTCAGCATGATGCTCTGCTGTGCCATCAGAAGAACTCAGGAAGTGGTGTAG
- the cd9b gene encoding CD9 molecule b isoform X2, giving the protein MGVGGGIQCVKYLMFAFNFLFWLAGTAVLAIGLWLRFDSKTKGLFEGNESPTVFFTGVYILIAAGALMMVVGFLGCCGAIQESPCMLGLFFFFLLLIFAVEVAAGIWGFSNQDKVVNEIIEFYKQTFQNYKDTKQEALKETLRLIQYGLNCCGPTGTPFDGAKDTCPRKDGLDQFITTSCPSAIEELFSSKLHIIGGVGIGIGIIMIFGMIFSMMLCCAIRRTQEVV; this is encoded by the exons ATGGGAGTCGGAGGGGGGATTCAGTGCGTCAAATACCTGATGTTTGCCTTTAACTTCCTCTTCTGG CTTGCAGGGACGGCGGTGCTGGCCATCGGCCTGTGGCTACGCTTCGACTCCAAGACCAAGGGCTTGTTTGAAGGAAATGAGTCTCCCACTGTGTTCTTCACAG GAGTCTACATTCTCATTGCTGCCGGTGCCCTCATGATGGTTGTAGGGTTTCTGGGCTGCTGTGGGGCTATCCAAGAGTCACCGTGCATGCTGGGACTG ttcttcttcttcctgctccTAATATTCGCAGTGGAGGTTGCTGCTGGAATTTGGGGTTTCTCCAATCAAGACAAG GTAGTCAATGAAATAATTGAGTTTTACAAGCAGACCTTCCAGAACTACAAAGACACCAAACAGGAGGCACTGAAGGAGACGTTGCGTCTAATTCAATATGGG CTCAACTGCTGTGGCCCTACTGGCACCCCATTTGATGGAGCCAAAGACACCTGTCCCAGAAAGGATGGCCTAGACCAGTTCATCACAACG AGCTGTCCCAGCGCAATTGAGGAACTCTTCAGCTCCAAGCTACACATCATCGGAGGGGTAGGGATCGGCATTGGGATCATCATG ATCTTTGGTATGATCTTCAGCATGATGCTCTGCTGTGCCATCAGAAGAACTCAGGAAGTGGTGTAG